Proteins from one Shewanella pealeana ATCC 700345 genomic window:
- the rbsA gene encoding ribose ABC transporter ATP-binding protein RbsA, translated as MTQAILQLQAIEKSFPGVKALDKACLNVYPGQVMALMGENGAGKSTLMKVLTGIYSLDAGSIRYQGESRTFNGPRDSQAAGISIIHQELNLLPELTIAENIFLGREITSRFGRILWDEINAQATALLTRLGISHSPQTLVGSLSLGEQQMVEIAKAISFDSKVIIMDEPTDALTDVETQALFKVINELRDQGCGIVYISHRMQEIFTICDAVTVLRDGGFIDESAIAEITEDQLIERMVGRKLADQYPRIAITHQGCRLAVNNLSGLGVENVSFELNRGEILGFSGLMGAGRTELMKLIFGAAAKTQGEVSLNGELTAINSPQQALAAGIAYISEDRKGDGLLLDLSVKENMSICALSKLSRGVQLRHQDEIAEVDQFIGAFNIKTPNRDARIGNLSGGNQQKVAIAKGLMIAPQVLILDEPTRGVDVGAKKEIYDLINRFKADGMSIILVSSDMPELLGMSDRILVMHQGQISGEFDASQADQEAILACAVGKTSNKDIA; from the coding sequence ATGACCCAAGCCATATTGCAGTTACAAGCCATTGAAAAGTCTTTCCCTGGGGTTAAAGCCCTAGATAAAGCCTGCTTAAATGTTTACCCGGGCCAAGTGATGGCGCTGATGGGGGAGAACGGTGCTGGTAAGTCGACCCTGATGAAAGTGCTAACCGGGATCTACTCATTAGATGCTGGCAGCATTCGCTATCAAGGTGAAAGCCGAACTTTCAACGGCCCCCGCGATTCACAAGCCGCAGGCATAAGCATTATCCACCAAGAGCTCAATCTGCTACCTGAGCTGACCATAGCCGAAAACATCTTTCTCGGACGTGAGATAACCTCGCGGTTTGGACGTATCTTATGGGATGAGATCAACGCTCAGGCGACGGCATTACTTACACGTTTGGGCATTTCACACTCTCCGCAAACACTTGTTGGCAGCCTAAGTTTGGGCGAGCAGCAGATGGTGGAGATAGCTAAAGCCATCTCGTTCGACTCGAAAGTTATCATCATGGATGAGCCGACCGATGCGCTTACCGATGTAGAGACGCAAGCGCTGTTTAAGGTGATTAACGAACTGCGCGACCAAGGCTGCGGCATCGTTTATATCTCGCACCGTATGCAAGAGATCTTTACCATTTGTGACGCGGTGACTGTGCTGCGTGACGGTGGCTTTATCGACGAATCTGCTATCGCAGAGATCACTGAAGATCAGCTGATTGAGCGTATGGTAGGCCGCAAACTGGCAGACCAATATCCACGTATCGCTATCACCCACCAAGGTTGCCGCTTAGCGGTTAACAATCTATCTGGCCTTGGCGTTGAAAACGTCAGCTTTGAGCTCAATCGAGGCGAGATCTTAGGTTTCTCAGGCCTGATGGGCGCTGGTCGCACCGAGCTGATGAAGCTCATCTTTGGTGCGGCGGCAAAAACTCAGGGTGAAGTGAGTCTTAACGGTGAGCTTACCGCGATTAATAGCCCGCAACAGGCATTAGCTGCAGGCATTGCCTACATCTCTGAAGACCGCAAGGGTGACGGCTTACTGCTGGACTTGTCGGTGAAAGAAAACATGTCTATCTGTGCGCTATCAAAACTCAGTCGTGGCGTACAGTTACGCCATCAAGATGAAATTGCCGAGGTCGATCAGTTTATTGGCGCGTTTAATATCAAGACCCCAAATCGAGATGCGCGCATTGGTAACTTATCGGGTGGTAATCAGCAGAAGGTAGCGATTGCTAAAGGGTTAATGATTGCGCCGCAGGTACTGATTTTAGATGAGCCGACCCGTGGCGTAGATGTTGGCGCGAAAAAAGAGATCTACGATCTTATCAATCGATTCAAAGCCGACGGTATGAGCATCATTTTAGTGTCATCGGATATGCCTGAGCTGTTAGGTATGTCAGACCGTATTTTAGTTATGCATCAGGGCCAGATCAGTGGCGAATTTGATGCAAGCCAAGCAGATCAAGAAGCGATTCTTGCCTGCGCCGTGGGTAAAACTTCCAACAAGGATATTGCATGA
- the rbsD gene encoding D-ribose pyranase, which yields MNKHALLNADMNYLAATLGHTDEVTICDAGLPIPAQVKRIDLALTHGVPSFIATVKVWLATSQIEGIVLAQEFADVSPECHQALLAEIEAEQQATGRTFSVEYISHEAFKQRTGHSRAVIRTGECTPYANVIFKTGVVF from the coding sequence ATGAACAAGCACGCTTTACTCAATGCAGATATGAATTACCTTGCAGCAACATTGGGGCATACCGATGAAGTGACTATTTGTGATGCCGGTTTGCCTATTCCTGCGCAAGTTAAGCGCATCGATCTGGCTCTGACCCATGGCGTACCAAGCTTTATCGCCACGGTAAAAGTTTGGCTAGCGACGTCGCAAATCGAAGGCATTGTATTAGCGCAAGAGTTTGCCGATGTTAGCCCTGAGTGCCATCAAGCACTCCTAGCCGAGATTGAGGCTGAGCAGCAAGCAACTGGCCGAACATTTAGTGTTGAATACATTAGCCATGAAGCGTTTAAACAGCGCACGGGGCATAGCCGCGCGGTGATCCGCACCGGTGAATGTACCCCTTATGCCAATGTGATCTTTAAAACCGGTGTTGTATTTTAA
- the rbsK gene encoding ribokinase has translation MSQLIVLGSVNADHVLQVPSFPRPGETLHGHNYQVIPGGKGANQAVAAARLGGDIGFIACVGDDSFGQNIRQTFTNDGMDISAVHMIENTPTGIAMIQVSDCGENSICIAAEANNALTAEIVEQHSAMIEQAEYLLMQLETPLAGIELAASIAKVHGTQVVLNPAPARSLPDALLAMVDIITPNETEAEVLTGVAVTDADSAAKAAQVLHDKGIATVMITLGAKGVYLSEQDTGKIIPGFKVKATDTTAAGDTFNGAFVTGLLEGKAIENAIVFAHGAAAISVTRFGAQTSIPSRDEVEQFIAAQ, from the coding sequence ATGTCTCAGTTAATCGTTTTAGGCAGTGTGAATGCCGACCATGTTCTTCAAGTGCCTTCTTTCCCACGTCCAGGCGAAACCCTGCATGGCCATAACTACCAAGTGATCCCTGGTGGTAAAGGGGCTAATCAAGCGGTAGCTGCTGCTCGCCTTGGTGGCGATATTGGTTTTATCGCTTGCGTAGGTGATGATAGCTTTGGTCAAAATATTCGCCAGACTTTTACAAATGATGGCATGGATATTTCAGCAGTACACATGATTGAGAATACCCCAACGGGTATTGCGATGATCCAGGTGAGTGATTGCGGTGAAAACAGCATCTGTATCGCCGCTGAGGCAAATAATGCATTAACAGCTGAGATTGTTGAGCAGCATTCGGCAATGATTGAGCAAGCCGAATATCTATTGATGCAACTAGAAACACCATTAGCGGGCATTGAACTGGCGGCGAGCATTGCTAAAGTGCATGGCACTCAGGTGGTATTAAACCCAGCGCCTGCGCGTAGCCTACCTGATGCACTCTTGGCTATGGTTGATATCATTACCCCTAACGAGACTGAAGCCGAAGTGCTAACAGGCGTAGCCGTGACTGATGCCGATAGCGCAGCTAAAGCCGCTCAAGTGCTGCACGACAAAGGCATAGCGACAGTGATGATCACTCTAGGCGCAAAAGGTGTGTACTTAAGTGAGCAAGACACGGGTAAAATTATCCCAGGATTTAAGGTAAAAGCCACCGATACCACTGCTGCAGGGGACACCTTTAACGGCGCATTTGTGACTGGATTACTCGAAGGTAAAGCTATCGAAAATGCAATCGTGTTTGCCCATGGCGCAGCGGCTATTTCGGTAACCCGTTTTGGTGCACAAACCTCAATTCCATCACGAGATGAAGTTGAGCAGTTTATTGCGGCGCAGTAA
- a CDS encoding substrate-binding domain-containing protein has product MATMKDVAKLASVSTSTVSHVMNGTRFVSDDIAKRVQDAAQQLNYHGPSAVARSLKQNCTKTIGMLVTTSTNPFYAEVVRSVEQACYQQGYNLILCNTEGDAQRLKRSLTTLIERRVDGLIMMCAMLEGDDALIYRRLGGLPVVVMDWGQVDFPCDKIQGHSRQGGILATQYLIDNGHTQIGCITGPRNRQQADLRYQGFVDAMAAANLPINPDWVIEGNFETEGGKAAFAKLQVAGKLPSALFVCNDMMAIGVLHEAQRSGVQIPEQLSVIGYDNIQLAKFMTPALTSIHQSKARLGAAAVNALIARLHDPSLPPQFMDIEPRVTERASVKKS; this is encoded by the coding sequence ATGGCCACCATGAAAGATGTCGCCAAACTTGCCAGCGTATCCACATCGACAGTGAGTCATGTGATGAATGGTACTCGCTTTGTAAGTGATGATATTGCTAAGCGCGTGCAAGATGCCGCGCAGCAGTTAAATTATCATGGCCCTTCAGCGGTGGCTCGTAGCCTTAAACAGAATTGCACTAAAACCATCGGCATGTTGGTAACCACCTCGACCAACCCATTCTATGCTGAGGTGGTGCGCAGTGTTGAGCAAGCCTGTTATCAGCAAGGCTATAACCTTATTTTGTGTAATACCGAGGGTGATGCCCAACGCTTAAAGCGCTCATTAACTACCTTGATTGAGCGACGCGTCGACGGTTTAATTATGATGTGCGCCATGTTAGAAGGTGACGATGCGCTGATCTATCGCCGCTTAGGTGGCTTACCTGTCGTGGTGATGGATTGGGGCCAAGTTGACTTTCCTTGCGACAAGATTCAGGGCCACTCGCGCCAAGGTGGCATACTGGCGACGCAATACCTGATTGATAACGGCCATACGCAAATCGGCTGTATTACCGGCCCGCGTAATCGCCAACAGGCTGACTTGCGTTACCAAGGTTTTGTCGATGCCATGGCGGCGGCTAATTTACCGATAAATCCGGATTGGGTCATTGAAGGTAACTTTGAAACCGAAGGCGGCAAGGCGGCGTTTGCTAAGCTGCAAGTCGCGGGCAAATTACCGAGTGCGCTATTTGTGTGTAACGACATGATGGCTATTGGCGTACTGCATGAAGCACAGCGCAGCGGCGTGCAGATCCCTGAGCAGTTATCGGTAATTGGTTACGACAACATTCAGCTGGCTAAGTTTATGACTCCGGCGCTAACCAGTATTCATCAGTCTAAAGCGCGCTTAGGCGCAGCAGCGGTCAATGCCTTGATTGCACGCCTGCATGATCCAAGCCTGCCTCCGCAGTTTATGGATATTGAGCCACGAGTGACCGAACGCGCCAGTGTGAAAAAAAGCTAA
- a CDS encoding ABC transporter permease, with amino-acid sequence MMSQSVVMVIAQKEIKDSLRNRWVIFISMIFLILALSVTFAGSAVAGHLAIPELDILMSSLSTVSVFIIPLAAMLVSYDAFVGEDESGTLLLLLSYPISRLQILMGKLLGHSLILGSTICFAFGITGLLLMLFGDGDNVQATFSLFSQFIFSSILLAITFILLGYIVSLTSSEKAKAVGSILFVWFLFVLIYDLILLTILVADLSFINQYIINILIALNPTDLYRAINLIASDSGSLGMLSSSTWGVLTLYGGMLVWVSGLLILASQIFKNRAL; translated from the coding sequence ATGATGTCTCAATCTGTGGTAATGGTTATTGCCCAAAAAGAGATCAAAGATAGTCTGCGCAATCGCTGGGTTATTTTTATCTCAATGATATTTTTGATTCTGGCATTGAGTGTCACTTTTGCTGGTAGCGCCGTAGCCGGACACCTCGCCATCCCCGAGCTCGACATCTTGATGTCGAGTCTGTCTACAGTCTCGGTCTTTATCATCCCCTTAGCGGCCATGCTAGTGAGCTACGATGCCTTTGTCGGGGAAGATGAGTCTGGTACGCTACTGTTGCTGCTGTCGTACCCTATCAGTCGATTGCAGATCTTAATGGGCAAATTACTAGGGCATAGCTTGATTCTGGGCAGCACGATATGTTTTGCCTTTGGGATAACGGGGTTGTTACTCATGCTGTTTGGTGATGGGGATAATGTTCAGGCCACCTTCAGTCTATTCTCGCAATTTATATTTAGCAGTATTTTGTTAGCCATTACCTTTATTTTATTGGGCTATATCGTCAGTTTAACGTCCTCTGAAAAAGCTAAGGCCGTGGGCAGTATTTTATTTGTTTGGTTCCTATTTGTATTGATTTACGATTTGATCTTACTGACGATATTGGTAGCGGATCTCAGCTTTATAAATCAGTATATTATCAATATTCTAATCGCACTGAACCCAACGGATCTCTATCGAGCAATTAATCTTATTGCTAGCGACTCAGGCAGTCTAGGAATGCTTTCTTCATCGACTTGGGGAGTGCTTACTCTTTATGGGGGAATGTTGGTTTGGGTTTCAGGATTATTGATTCTTGCCAGTCAGATATTTAAAAATCGAGCTCTGTAA
- the nosD gene encoding nitrous oxide reductase family maturation protein NosD encodes MNISLLSLLGLNRCSAMVRLIILTAGFGYCISSYATNLSVSNTQELKLALTQAQAGDRIILESGRYQGPVQIHQSITLTSLGTSIIEASGVGSAIQVFAENVEISGLSIENWGNDHYERDAGILVEPGSDNVKIHNNHLRGDGFGIRADELNNIQINDNVIVGNITLYTLDRGDGIHLQDVIGSQIRGNTISGVRDGVYLESSSQSKVYDNHLFDQQYGIHYMYTADDEAFNNQSYRVDGGYALMDSKRIYLHRNQVWDAIDFGILLNMTKDSLVESNRVEQIVNRSENKVQGQEGKGIFVYGARDNTIVKNHFAHCDIGLYMAMGGEGNRVYENQFIDNYSQVKYVGDAQLEWSHQGRGNHWSGYLGWDHNSDGIGNTAYRPNDNIDKLFWLYPEANFLMDSPIVVVLRWVQRQFEVTEPSGIVDSFPLLNVNPAFAD; translated from the coding sequence ATGAATATATCACTGTTAAGTTTGCTAGGGCTGAACCGCTGTTCTGCCATGGTTCGCCTCATTATACTAACGGCGGGCTTCGGCTATTGTATCAGCAGCTACGCCACAAACCTTTCTGTATCTAATACTCAAGAACTCAAACTCGCACTGACTCAAGCTCAAGCGGGTGATCGGATCATTCTTGAATCGGGGCGCTATCAAGGGCCTGTGCAAATCCATCAATCCATAACGTTAACCAGTCTAGGAACTAGCATCATCGAAGCCAGTGGCGTAGGTAGTGCTATTCAGGTGTTTGCTGAAAATGTGGAGATCTCCGGACTCAGCATTGAAAACTGGGGTAATGATCATTATGAGCGTGATGCTGGGATATTGGTCGAGCCGGGCAGTGATAACGTTAAGATCCACAACAATCACTTACGTGGGGACGGCTTCGGTATTCGCGCCGATGAACTCAATAATATCCAGATCAATGATAACGTTATCGTGGGTAACATCACTCTGTACACCTTGGATCGTGGTGATGGTATTCATCTGCAAGACGTAATTGGCTCACAGATCAGGGGCAATACTATCTCTGGAGTTCGTGACGGGGTGTATTTGGAGTCGAGTAGCCAAAGCAAAGTTTACGATAACCACCTGTTCGACCAGCAGTACGGCATTCATTACATGTATACGGCAGATGACGAAGCCTTCAATAACCAGAGTTATCGGGTCGATGGTGGCTATGCCTTGATGGATTCAAAGCGTATTTATCTGCACCGTAATCAGGTATGGGATGCGATCGATTTTGGCATCTTACTCAATATGACTAAAGACTCGCTGGTGGAGTCCAATCGCGTCGAACAGATAGTTAACCGTAGCGAAAATAAAGTACAGGGCCAGGAGGGCAAGGGCATTTTTGTCTACGGCGCCCGTGACAACACCATTGTTAAAAATCATTTCGCTCACTGTGATATTGGCCTGTATATGGCGATGGGCGGTGAGGGCAACCGAGTCTATGAGAACCAGTTTATCGATAACTACAGTCAGGTGAAATATGTCGGTGACGCGCAGCTCGAGTGGAGTCATCAAGGCCGAGGTAACCACTGGAGTGGTTATCTTGGTTGGGATCACAACTCTGATGGTATAGGCAATACGGCTTACCGCCCTAATGATAATATCGATAAGTTATTTTGGCTCTATCCAGAAGCTAACTTCTTGATGGATAGCCCGATTGTAGTGGTACTACGCTGGGTGCAGCGCCAGTTTGAAGTGACAGAGCCTAGTGGCATAGTCGATAGTTTTCCATTGCTGAATGTTAATCCTGCTTTTGCTGATTAA
- the rbsB gene encoding ribose ABC transporter substrate-binding protein RbsB produces MKRLAHHKVSVLLSAALLSVSTSFSASAQDAIAIVLSTMNNPFFVTMKDGAEAKAAELGYKLIALDSQNDPSKELANVEDLTMRGVKAILINPTDALAVTNAIRTANRANIPVLTLDRTAAHGDIVSHIASDNIAGGELAGEFIAQQLGKNAKVIQLEGIAGTSAARERGEGFSNAVTANNFELLSSQPADFDRSKGLNVMENMLAANGDVQAVFAQNDEMALGALRAIEAAGKDILVIGFDGTDEGIAAVRRQQLSATVAQQPELLGATAIMTADRILKGQVVEKSIPVALKIITQTQ; encoded by the coding sequence ATGAAGCGACTTGCCCATCACAAAGTGTCAGTTCTCTTGTCTGCAGCCTTGCTGTCGGTTAGCACGTCTTTCAGCGCCAGCGCGCAAGATGCGATAGCTATCGTGCTATCGACGATGAACAACCCGTTTTTTGTCACCATGAAAGATGGCGCCGAGGCTAAAGCGGCAGAGCTTGGCTACAAGCTAATAGCGCTGGACTCGCAAAACGATCCCAGCAAAGAGCTGGCAAATGTTGAAGATCTCACCATGCGCGGCGTTAAGGCGATTTTGATTAATCCAACCGATGCATTAGCGGTAACCAATGCGATTCGCACCGCTAATCGTGCCAACATTCCGGTACTGACATTAGATAGAACCGCAGCACATGGCGATATCGTCAGCCATATTGCATCCGACAATATCGCTGGTGGAGAACTTGCTGGGGAGTTTATTGCACAGCAACTAGGCAAGAACGCTAAAGTTATTCAGCTTGAGGGCATAGCCGGTACATCGGCCGCCCGTGAGCGCGGTGAAGGTTTTAGTAACGCAGTGACGGCCAATAACTTTGAGTTGTTATCTAGCCAGCCTGCGGATTTTGACCGCTCAAAAGGCTTAAACGTGATGGAAAATATGCTGGCAGCCAATGGCGATGTGCAGGCGGTATTTGCCCAGAATGATGAGATGGCGTTAGGCGCACTGCGCGCAATTGAGGCGGCGGGTAAAGATATTCTGGTGATTGGCTTTGATGGCACCGATGAAGGTATTGCGGCGGTTAGACGTCAGCAACTGTCGGCAACGGTTGCTCAGCAACCTGAGCTATTAGGTGCGACGGCGATTATGACAGCAGATAGAATTTTAAAAGGCCAAGTCGTTGAAAAATCTATCCCTGTTGCGTTAAAAATCATTACTCAAACACAGTAA
- the rbsC gene encoding ribose ABC transporter permease has protein sequence MSQSITAQPFYKRINKAWLIENKSLIALFSLIFVVSLLSPNFLTVDNLLNILRQTSINAIIAVGMTIVILTAGIDLSVGSVLALSGAIVATLIGMDVPVVVALPVALIAGAALGAISGIIVAKGKVQAFIATLVTMTLLRGVTMVYTNGRPVPTGFSDTADSFTWLGTGYVLGIPVPVWLMAMVFTGAWYLLNHTRFGRYIYAVGGNESAARLSGIAVDKVKIAAYAICGSMAALAGIIVTARLSSAQPTAGMGYELDAIAAVVLGGTSLMGGKGRIMGTLIGALIIGFLNNALNLLDVSSYYQMIAKASVILLAVLIDTKQKA, from the coding sequence ATGAGTCAGTCAATTACAGCGCAGCCATTTTATAAGCGCATCAATAAAGCGTGGTTGATTGAGAACAAGTCTCTCATCGCCTTGTTTAGTCTTATTTTTGTGGTGTCGTTACTGAGCCCAAACTTTTTAACCGTCGATAACTTACTCAATATTCTGCGTCAGACTTCAATCAACGCAATTATTGCCGTGGGTATGACTATCGTTATCCTGACCGCTGGTATCGACCTAAGCGTCGGCTCGGTTTTGGCGTTAAGTGGCGCAATCGTGGCGACCCTCATCGGCATGGATGTGCCTGTGGTTGTGGCTCTACCGGTAGCGTTAATTGCCGGCGCGGCGTTAGGTGCTATCAGCGGTATTATCGTGGCCAAGGGCAAGGTGCAGGCCTTTATTGCAACGCTTGTTACCATGACGCTGCTTCGCGGCGTAACTATGGTGTACACCAACGGTCGCCCTGTACCGACAGGCTTTAGTGACACCGCAGACAGCTTTACCTGGTTAGGTACCGGCTATGTGCTAGGCATTCCTGTGCCAGTGTGGTTGATGGCAATGGTGTTTACTGGTGCCTGGTATCTACTAAACCATACCCGTTTTGGCCGCTATATTTACGCTGTGGGTGGTAATGAGTCGGCGGCGCGTTTATCGGGTATTGCGGTTGATAAAGTTAAGATTGCAGCTTACGCCATTTGTGGCTCTATGGCTGCATTGGCGGGCATTATCGTCACGGCGCGCCTGTCTTCGGCGCAGCCAACAGCTGGTATGGGCTACGAGCTAGATGCGATTGCGGCGGTAGTGTTAGGTGGCACCAGCTTAATGGGTGGCAAGGGGCGTATCATGGGCACTTTAATTGGCGCACTGATTATTGGCTTCTTGAATAACGCCTTAAACCTGCTCGATGTGTCGTCTTATTATCAGATGATTGCCAAAGCTAGCGTGATCTTGCTTGCGGTACTTATCGACACTAAACAAAAAGCCTAG
- a CDS encoding winged helix-turn-helix domain-containing protein, with protein sequence MHKVTPYLELDEEAKQLVDHANNKTITLTVSESAVLHQLILSISSVCTKEDLLAAGWPERVVAATSLTQCVSTLRKKLEPYPEVVLRTIAGRGYQLNVSTRSHIKMLAVNDAESVRAALVDVSLLVKLSGIVILILIALSMWYFSDYHGVVKAKNSWDATKKVPLNIGGTEQDVQLIHKDNVAHLHPSMWQKHLAPESNHLDGMSKFNGYALTDGNYYSMAVCPDADQNKCLGKGLINITAIDLTPAGLNMQTFTELTHKMEKRIRYNRVIIPHDEPGTSGFVEHHYHADVYYPVQGNMLVRSDISLSLIYKGENVGKFYSAACVTDEECETTPIKYKIKGDFTQYREKINDLDVDVFHVKVTQKDLINPEHVSPSAMHFYREIRKHEIIDSDLYFYRIYKDSETAVWIVPILGNLVAWYEYDKVKL encoded by the coding sequence GTGCATAAAGTTACTCCTTATCTGGAGTTGGATGAAGAGGCTAAGCAATTAGTCGATCATGCGAATAATAAAACCATTACGCTGACGGTGTCGGAGTCGGCAGTTTTACATCAACTGATCCTTTCCATTAGCTCGGTGTGCACTAAAGAAGATTTGTTGGCCGCTGGCTGGCCCGAGCGTGTTGTTGCCGCAACCTCGCTAACACAGTGTGTTAGCACTCTAAGAAAGAAGTTAGAACCTTATCCAGAGGTGGTGCTGCGTACTATCGCTGGACGTGGTTATCAGCTTAACGTATCTACACGCTCTCATATTAAAATGTTGGCGGTTAATGATGCCGAATCTGTACGTGCAGCACTGGTTGATGTGTCTTTGTTGGTAAAACTAAGCGGCATAGTCATTTTGATCTTAATTGCTCTATCCATGTGGTATTTTAGTGATTATCACGGTGTGGTAAAAGCAAAGAATAGCTGGGATGCAACTAAGAAAGTACCTCTAAATATTGGTGGCACTGAGCAAGATGTTCAGCTTATCCATAAAGATAATGTCGCCCATCTGCACCCGTCAATGTGGCAAAAGCACCTGGCACCCGAGTCTAATCATCTGGACGGCATGAGCAAGTTTAACGGCTATGCGCTAACCGATGGTAATTACTATTCGATGGCTGTATGCCCTGATGCTGATCAGAATAAGTGTTTGGGTAAAGGCCTAATCAACATCACAGCGATTGATTTAACGCCAGCGGGTTTGAATATGCAAACCTTTACTGAGTTGACTCATAAGATGGAGAAACGTATTCGCTATAACCGGGTGATTATCCCTCATGACGAGCCCGGTACCAGTGGTTTTGTTGAGCATCATTATCATGCTGATGTGTATTACCCTGTGCAAGGGAATATGTTGGTACGCTCGGATATCAGTTTGTCGCTGATCTATAAAGGTGAGAACGTAGGTAAGTTTTATTCAGCAGCTTGCGTGACTGACGAAGAGTGCGAGACCACACCAATAAAGTACAAGATTAAAGGTGATTTTACTCAGTATCGCGAAAAAATTAATGACTTGGATGTGGATGTGTTTCACGTAAAAGTCACTCAAAAAGATCTCATTAATCCTGAACATGTCAGCCCGTCGGCAATGCATTTTTATCGTGAGATCCGTAAGCACGAGATCATCGATAGCGACCTGTATTTTTATCGTATCTATAAAGATTCTGAAACTGCCGTTTGGATCGTACCAATCTTAGGTAACCTTGTGGCTTGGTATGAGTATGACAAGGTGAAGCTTTAA
- a CDS encoding ABC transporter ATP-binding protein has translation MNSSLAVSASHIRHQFADFLALNDVSFEVQRGQTMALLGHNGAGKSTLIKILLGLLKPSDGEVIVLGQQLQHSGQRADLKIGYLPENVSFYDKLTGKEILSYFAALKGVSKARVSQLIEEFGLEYAQDRVLKTYSKGMKQRLGFAQAILSEPELLLLDEPTVGLDPVASQFLYGKIAELKLQGCGVIVCTHELSLIENNIDIALILAKGESLAKGSLSELRKNSGLKTRLTAPNLATWVAQQPRLAAYYADDALQLDIESKSEMLQLLMSECQAFDFSLKEPALAEIYHFYMGQCAQLEVVS, from the coding sequence ATGAATTCAAGTTTAGCGGTATCGGCCAGCCATATACGGCATCAGTTTGCCGACTTTCTTGCACTTAATGATGTTAGTTTCGAAGTTCAGCGCGGTCAGACTATGGCGCTGCTTGGTCATAATGGCGCAGGCAAATCGACCCTAATTAAGATTTTACTGGGCTTACTTAAACCCAGTGACGGGGAGGTCATCGTTCTCGGGCAGCAGCTGCAGCATTCTGGCCAGCGAGCCGACCTAAAAATAGGTTACCTGCCGGAGAATGTCAGTTTCTACGACAAGCTTACGGGTAAAGAGATTTTAAGTTACTTTGCGGCGCTCAAAGGGGTGAGCAAAGCCAGAGTCAGTCAACTGATTGAAGAGTTTGGTCTGGAATATGCTCAAGACCGAGTGCTGAAAACTTATTCCAAAGGAATGAAGCAACGCCTTGGCTTTGCGCAGGCGATTTTATCTGAGCCTGAGTTATTACTACTCGATGAGCCCACGGTAGGTCTAGATCCTGTGGCATCGCAGTTCCTCTATGGCAAAATTGCCGAGCTTAAGCTGCAGGGCTGTGGCGTGATTGTATGTACCCATGAGTTGTCGCTTATTGAGAATAACATCGATATCGCGCTAATTTTGGCTAAGGGGGAGAGTCTAGCTAAGGGGAGCCTGAGCGAGCTTAGGAAAAATAGCGGCCTAAAAACTCGGCTGACAGCACCAAACTTAGCGACCTGGGTAGCGCAGCAGCCGAGGCTGGCAGCATATTACGCCGATGATGCTTTGCAATTGGATATAGAGTCTAAGTCAGAGATGTTACAGCTATTAATGTCTGAGTGCCAAGCTTTTGATTTCAGTCTTAAAGAGCCTGCTCTGGCTGAGATCTATCATTTTTACATGGGTCAATGCGCGCAACTTGAAGTGGTGAGTTAA